The Streptomyces capitiformicae genome contains the following window.
ATACTCGCGAAACCCACGCCGCCGCGCCGGCGTCCCGAAGAGATCATCGAACCGGGCGGCGTACGCTTCCAGCGGACCGTGCGCGGGCGGACACGGCAGCCGCTTCGTCATCTCAGGCTCCCCAGACCGTAGGTGACGCCCTCACCTCACGGCCTACTCCCGCACACACCCGCCGTCAACAAACCACCGCTAGGGCGGCGTCGACCAAAGGCTCCGCAATGGATTGCGCGCACGCGCCGGTGCGGCTTCTGTTGAGTGCGGCCCCACCCCCGGCCCACGGCCACATGGCGACCAGCTCTGCAGCGCGGACCGAAGTGACCGTGACCGGTGTGGCGATCACTCCGGGACGTGCAGGGAGCGGCTCGTGTCCCTTCCGTCAGGAGTGTCGTTCCCGTGTCGCGGTGCCGGCTGTGCCGTGCGCAGGTGGGTGCGGATTCGGTCGACGAGCAGGACGCCGAGTGTAGCGACCACCGAGACCAGACCGCCCACGTACAGGCCGCTCCGGGCCCCCAGATGTACGGTCAACCAGCCGATCAGGAGGGCGCCCAGGGGTGTGGACCCCTGCAGGATCAGGGTGTACACGGCGAGCACCCGGCCCCGGTACTGCGGGTCGCTGCCCAGCTGGATCCGGTGGTTGGCAGCCTGTGCGAAATAGATCGACGCGAACCCCGTCCCCGCCAGCAGAACGATCGCGGCCGCGTAGGTCGGAGCCCAGCCCGCCGCCGTCTCGAGCGCACCGAACGCGAGCGCGGCCCCGGTCACCGTACGACCGGACGGGCGCCCCCGGCGGGCCGTGCCGGCCAGGGCGGCGAGGAGGGAGCCGGCCGCGAACGCGGTGGTGAGCAGACCGAACGACGTGGCGTCCGCATGGAAGACCGTCTTGGCCAGCAGCGGCAGCGTGAGCTGGAAGTTCAGGCCGAACAGGCCGATGAACAACACCATCGCCAAGGGCACGACGAGGTCCGGGCGCGATGCGAGGTGACGCAGCCCGTCCGTGGCCCGGGCCCGGCCGTCCCGCGTGACGCGCCGCAGTTCGCCGGGGCGCATCATCCGCAGGCCGACCACGACGGCCAGATAGCTCCCGGCGTTCAGCGCCATGACGGCGCCGGTGCCGAAGCCTGCGATGAGCAGACCGGCGAGGGCCGGGCCGAGGACGCGGGCGACGTTGAAGTAGGCGGCGCTCAGTGCCGACGCGTTGGGCAGCAGGTCGGCGCCGACCAACTCGCTCACGAACGACATACGGGTAGGGACCTCGACGGCGTTGACGGTGCCCAGGCAGAGGGCGAAAAGGAACACGTGCCACAGCCGTACCGCCCCGCCGAGGTCCAGCACGGCGAGCCCGAGCGCGCAGACGCCGGAGACGAGGTTGCACGCCATCAGCGACCGGCGCTTGTCGTACCGGTCGGCGATCCGGCCGCCGTAGAGCGTGAGCAGCAGCATCGGAGCGAACTGCACGGCGGTGACCGCTCCCAGCGCCGTGCCGGAGTCCCCGGTG
Protein-coding sequences here:
- a CDS encoding MFS transporter — its product is MLGVLGTAFRSLSVRNFRLFAFGQVLSVSGTWMMVVAQDWLVLSLTGDSGTALGAVTAVQFAPMLLLTLYGGRIADRYDKRRSLMACNLVSGVCALGLAVLDLGGAVRLWHVFLFALCLGTVNAVEVPTRMSFVSELVGADLLPNASALSAAYFNVARVLGPALAGLLIAGFGTGAVMALNAGSYLAVVVGLRMMRPGELRRVTRDGRARATDGLRHLASRPDLVVPLAMVLFIGLFGLNFQLTLPLLAKTVFHADATSFGLLTTAFAAGSLLAALAGTARRGRPSGRTVTGAALAFGALETAAGWAPTYAAAIVLLAGTGFASIYFAQAANHRIQLGSDPQYRGRVLAVYTLILQGSTPLGALLIGWLTVHLGARSGLYVGGLVSVVATLGVLLVDRIRTHLRTAQPAPRHGNDTPDGRDTSRSLHVPE